A genomic stretch from Microbacterium proteolyticum includes:
- the leuD gene encoding 3-isopropylmalate dehydratase small subunit, producing MEKFTTHTGVAAPLKRSAVDTDQIIPAVFLKRVTKTGFDDALFANWRQDAEFVLNQDAYRSASVLVAGPDFGTGSSREHAVWALRDYGFKVVLSPKFADIFRGNSGKQGLVTGVISEDDLERVWSAIEAQPGIEMTVDLQAKTATVGDLQVSFDIDDYTRWRLLEGLDDIGLTLRDEDKITQFEARREAWRPRTLPVR from the coding sequence ATGGAGAAGTTCACCACGCACACCGGCGTCGCCGCCCCGCTGAAGCGTTCGGCCGTCGACACCGACCAGATCATTCCCGCGGTCTTCCTGAAGCGCGTGACCAAGACCGGCTTCGACGACGCGCTTTTCGCCAACTGGCGTCAGGATGCGGAATTCGTCTTGAACCAGGACGCGTACCGCTCGGCATCCGTCCTCGTCGCGGGCCCGGACTTCGGCACCGGCTCGAGCCGCGAGCATGCGGTCTGGGCGCTGCGCGATTACGGCTTCAAGGTGGTGCTGAGCCCCAAGTTCGCCGACATCTTCCGCGGCAACTCAGGCAAGCAGGGCCTTGTCACCGGCGTGATCAGCGAAGACGATCTGGAGCGCGTCTGGTCCGCGATCGAGGCGCAGCCGGGCATCGAGATGACCGTCGACCTGCAGGCGAAGACCGCGACGGTGGGCGACCTCCAGGTGTCGTTCGACATCGACGATTACACTAGGTGGCGGCTTCTCGAAGGGCTCGACGACATCGGGCTCACGCTGCGCGACGAAGACAAGATCACGCAGTTCGAGGCGCGCCGCGAGGCATGGCGGCCGCGGACCCTTCCGGTCCGCTGA
- a CDS encoding O-acetylhomoserine aminocarboxypropyltransferase/cysteine synthase family protein: MAADAANGFSTRQVHAGSATAPATPRATPIYLTAGFTFSDLEESAAHFGTGAGFGYTRTGNPTVQAVEERLASLEGGDQAVLVSSGQAAVTVALLALAGAGDHVVVSEHIYEGTRGLLLDNLSRLGIETTFVDTDDLAAWRDAITPRTRALFAETLSNARNDVLDIAAVSAVGREFGIPLVVDSTFTTPYLLRPIEHGAAVVVHSASKFLAGQGAVLGGVIVDDGRFDAVASGARFPHLVQADRLGGASYAEKHGARARGAYIRESVAPRFGPAPSPLNAFLIGQGIETLSLRVERQSQNALAVARWLTQHPEVERVDYVGLESHPDFERGRQYLTRGSGSVFTVTLRGGLEAARHVVQSVKLITHMTHLGDVRSLVLHPQSTSHAARTIEERERAGVFPGTIRLSIGIEDIDDIIADLAQALGSLASVPTAPVREVVVL; encoded by the coding sequence ATGGCCGCAGACGCCGCGAACGGATTCTCGACGCGACAGGTGCACGCCGGTTCCGCGACCGCCCCCGCCACCCCGCGCGCGACGCCGATCTACCTGACCGCCGGCTTCACCTTCAGCGACCTGGAGGAATCCGCCGCGCACTTCGGCACCGGCGCCGGCTTCGGCTACACCCGCACCGGCAACCCCACCGTGCAGGCCGTCGAGGAGCGCCTGGCCTCGCTCGAGGGCGGAGATCAGGCCGTCCTCGTCTCCAGCGGACAGGCCGCGGTGACCGTGGCTCTGCTCGCCCTGGCAGGCGCCGGCGACCATGTCGTGGTCTCGGAGCACATCTACGAGGGAACGCGCGGTCTGTTGCTCGACAACCTGTCGCGCCTGGGCATCGAGACGACGTTCGTCGACACGGACGATCTCGCCGCATGGCGGGATGCCATCACGCCGCGCACCAGGGCCCTCTTCGCGGAGACATTGTCGAACGCGCGCAACGACGTGCTCGACATCGCCGCGGTCTCGGCGGTCGGCCGGGAGTTCGGCATCCCGCTCGTGGTCGACAGCACCTTCACGACGCCGTACCTGCTGCGCCCGATCGAACACGGTGCGGCCGTCGTCGTCCACTCCGCGAGCAAGTTCCTCGCGGGGCAGGGCGCGGTGCTCGGCGGCGTGATCGTGGACGACGGACGCTTCGACGCCGTGGCGTCCGGTGCGCGCTTCCCCCACCTCGTGCAGGCTGATCGGCTGGGTGGCGCGAGCTACGCCGAGAAGCACGGCGCCCGAGCCCGGGGCGCCTACATCCGCGAGAGCGTCGCCCCCCGGTTCGGGCCGGCGCCGTCGCCGTTGAACGCCTTCCTCATCGGACAGGGCATCGAGACGCTGAGCCTGCGGGTGGAGCGGCAATCGCAGAACGCCCTGGCCGTCGCGCGGTGGCTGACGCAGCATCCCGAGGTGGAGCGCGTCGACTACGTCGGCCTCGAGTCGCACCCCGACTTCGAGCGCGGACGCCAGTACCTCACCCGCGGCAGCGGCTCGGTGTTCACCGTGACGCTCCGCGGCGGTCTCGAAGCGGCGCGCCACGTCGTGCAGTCGGTGAAGCTCATCACGCACATGACCCACTTGGGCGACGTGCGCTCGCTGGTGCTGCACCCGCAGAGCACCTCGCACGCCGCGCGGACCATCGAGGAGCGCGAACGCGCGGGAGTGTTCCCCGGCACGATCCGCTTGTCCATCGGCATCGAGGACATCGACGACATCATCGCCGACCTCGCCCAGGCACTCGGCTCCCTGGCATCCGTGCCCACCGCCCCGGTCCGCGAGGTGGTCGTGCTGTGA
- a CDS encoding HPr family phosphocarrier protein — protein MAERQATIASSSGLHARPAKLFVQAVQEKKIPVTIAANGGADLNAGSILSLMGLGAGHGTVVTLKAEGEGAEQALDELVALLETDLDAQ, from the coding sequence ATGGCAGAACGTCAGGCCACCATCGCCAGCAGCTCGGGTCTCCACGCCCGCCCCGCGAAGCTCTTCGTGCAGGCCGTGCAGGAGAAGAAGATCCCCGTCACCATCGCCGCGAACGGTGGTGCCGACCTCAACGCCGGCAGCATCCTGTCGCTCATGGGCCTCGGCGCCGGTCACGGCACCGTCGTGACGCTCAAGGCCGAGGGTGAGGGCGCCGAGCAGGCGCTCGACGAGCTCGTCGCCCTTCTCGAGACCGACCTCGACGCGCAGTAA
- a CDS encoding TerC family protein: MELQLDPLFQTITLVVLVVILVADLLIILKRPHIPSPKESTLWVVFYVTLALIFAGILWIVAGGEVAGQFVAGWLTEYSLSIDNLFVFVLIMGQFAVPRRYQQEVLMVGIIVALVLRGAFILVGATIIENFSPVFYLFGLFLIYTAIRQAFPGDDHDDDTKKENLIVRTLRRVLPMSDAYDGKKIITRVDGKKLFTPMIIVFVAIGVTDLLFAIDSIPAIFGITQSPFIVFTANLFALMGLRQLYFLLGDLLDRLKYLHYGIAFILAFIGVKLILHAMHVNELPFLNGGEHIEWAPEISTWVSLAVIILSMAVATVASLIAARREPSAVGAQDAAAEVADEKGTPSTVEQPHRD, translated from the coding sequence ATGGAGCTGCAGCTGGACCCGCTCTTCCAGACGATCACCCTCGTGGTGCTGGTGGTGATCCTGGTCGCCGATCTGCTGATCATCCTGAAACGGCCGCACATCCCCTCGCCGAAGGAATCGACCCTGTGGGTCGTGTTCTACGTCACCCTCGCGCTGATCTTCGCCGGCATCCTGTGGATCGTCGCCGGGGGAGAGGTCGCGGGGCAATTCGTGGCGGGGTGGCTCACCGAGTACAGCCTGTCGATCGACAACCTCTTCGTCTTCGTGCTGATCATGGGGCAGTTCGCCGTGCCGCGCCGGTATCAGCAGGAGGTGCTGATGGTGGGCATCATCGTCGCGCTCGTGCTGCGCGGGGCGTTCATCCTCGTCGGCGCGACGATCATCGAGAACTTCAGCCCGGTGTTCTACCTGTTCGGCCTGTTCCTCATCTACACCGCGATCCGCCAGGCGTTCCCCGGTGACGACCACGACGACGACACCAAGAAGGAGAACCTCATCGTGCGCACGCTTCGCCGCGTGCTGCCCATGAGCGACGCGTACGACGGCAAGAAGATCATCACCCGCGTCGACGGCAAGAAGCTCTTCACCCCGATGATCATCGTCTTCGTCGCGATCGGCGTCACCGACCTGCTCTTCGCGATCGACTCGATCCCCGCGATCTTCGGCATCACGCAGAGCCCGTTCATCGTGTTCACCGCGAACCTCTTCGCGCTGATGGGCCTTCGCCAGCTGTACTTCCTGCTCGGCGACCTGCTGGATCGTCTCAAGTATCTGCACTACGGCATCGCGTTCATCCTCGCCTTCATCGGCGTGAAGCTCATCCTCCACGCGATGCACGTCAACGAGCTGCCGTTCCTCAACGGCGGCGAGCACATCGAGTGGGCCCCCGAGATCTCGACGTGGGTGTCGCTGGCCGTGATCATCCTGTCGATGGCGGTGGCGACGGTCGCCAGCCTCATCGCCGCGCGCCGCGAGCCCTCCGCCGTCGGAGCTCAGGATGCCGCTGCCGAGGTCGCCGACGAGAAGGGCACGCCCTCGACGGTGGAGCAGCCGCACCGCGACTGA
- a CDS encoding LLM class flavin-dependent oxidoreductase: MTRLQHFGWFLARGFGPHGWGHPYLRWNHRWTEPGLYQDSARTLEQAGFDLVIIEDAPSLGSAETIDLRVRHAFGGPKHDPLLLAPYLFAATQHLGVVPTVNPAASLPYTAARQFATLQHLSGHRLGLNVVTDTGSARHFSTAPQLGHDAAYDRAEEWLDGIRQLWRSWGDGALVVDEESGVYADGTKLDATPHRGEYFGFDGPLNAVPFTDGEPAIVSPGGSGRGLSFAGRNSDVQLALAPLDEASIRAYRGKIHAAAEAAGRAADDIKILFAIQPVLVSSPEEADRLVAASADPSDEALVAVARKQSSDLETDLTGLDLDRPLDRSIFGEHVSEGSIKRLVGAHDADAPLRTLLAAHARLGRLRDGSGFVGTADEFADRIEELGTWGNDGVLLWGDLHPVTVHRALDDLVPILRRRGILREEYVDGGLQANLRAF, translated from the coding sequence GTGACCCGGTTGCAGCACTTCGGATGGTTCCTCGCGCGCGGGTTCGGCCCACACGGCTGGGGGCACCCGTACCTGCGCTGGAACCACCGGTGGACCGAGCCCGGTCTCTACCAGGACTCGGCGCGCACGCTCGAGCAGGCCGGCTTCGACCTGGTGATCATCGAGGACGCGCCCTCGCTCGGGAGCGCCGAGACCATCGACCTGCGCGTGCGTCACGCCTTCGGTGGGCCGAAGCACGACCCCCTGCTGCTCGCGCCCTACCTGTTCGCGGCGACGCAGCACCTGGGCGTCGTGCCGACGGTGAACCCTGCCGCCTCCCTGCCGTACACGGCGGCCCGGCAGTTCGCCACGCTTCAGCACCTCAGCGGCCATCGCCTCGGGCTCAACGTCGTCACCGACACCGGTAGCGCCCGCCACTTCTCCACGGCGCCGCAGCTCGGGCACGACGCGGCGTACGACCGCGCCGAGGAGTGGCTCGACGGCATCCGGCAGCTGTGGCGCAGCTGGGGCGACGGCGCCCTGGTCGTCGACGAGGAGTCCGGCGTCTACGCCGACGGGACGAAGCTGGATGCCACGCCCCACCGCGGCGAGTACTTCGGGTTCGACGGGCCGCTGAACGCCGTCCCCTTCACCGACGGCGAGCCGGCGATCGTGTCCCCCGGCGGCTCCGGCCGCGGGCTGTCGTTCGCCGGGCGAAACTCCGACGTGCAGCTCGCCCTTGCACCCCTCGACGAAGCCAGCATCCGCGCCTACCGCGGGAAGATCCATGCCGCGGCCGAGGCCGCGGGGCGCGCAGCCGACGACATCAAGATCCTGTTCGCCATCCAGCCCGTCCTCGTCTCGTCGCCGGAGGAGGCCGATCGCCTGGTCGCGGCATCCGCGGATCCGTCCGACGAGGCGCTCGTCGCCGTCGCCCGCAAGCAGTCGAGCGACCTCGAGACCGACCTCACCGGCCTCGACCTCGATCGGCCGCTCGACCGCTCGATCTTCGGCGAGCACGTGTCGGAGGGCAGCATCAAGCGGTTGGTCGGTGCGCATGACGCGGACGCGCCCCTGCGGACGCTGCTCGCCGCGCACGCGCGTCTGGGCCGGTTGCGCGACGGATCGGGCTTCGTGGGCACGGCCGACGAGTTCGCCGACCGCATCGAGGAACTCGGAACGTGGGGCAACGACGGCGTGCTGCTGTGGGGCGATCTGCACCCGGTCACCGTGCACCGCGCCCTCGACGATCTCGTGCCGATCCTGCGCCGGCGCGGCATCCTGCGCGAGGAGTACGTCGACGGCGGTCTGCAGGCGAACCTGCGCGCGTTCTGA
- a CDS encoding RNA polymerase sigma factor: MTHDVIDDRTLVARAAGGSEQAFRALYRAYARPVYWVAFGLVADATDAEDVVQETFVVAWKKIPSLRLEGDSLLPWLATVCRLQAQNRLRARRRHSSHATLDHEIPAVVDVEAQVVQAQTVAAILAAVDRLSELDREIFRLCAAEGYGYEAAAAKLGVSHGTVRNRLSRIRSRVRATAMETETP; encoded by the coding sequence ATGACCCACGACGTGATCGACGACAGGACGCTCGTCGCGCGTGCCGCCGGCGGCTCGGAACAGGCCTTCCGCGCGCTGTACCGCGCGTACGCGCGGCCCGTGTACTGGGTGGCATTCGGACTGGTCGCAGATGCCACCGACGCCGAAGATGTCGTGCAGGAGACGTTCGTCGTGGCGTGGAAGAAGATCCCGTCCCTGCGGCTGGAGGGTGACTCGCTGCTGCCGTGGCTCGCCACCGTGTGCCGGCTGCAGGCGCAGAACCGCCTGCGCGCCCGTCGGCGGCACAGCTCGCACGCGACGCTCGACCACGAGATCCCCGCGGTCGTCGACGTCGAAGCGCAGGTCGTTCAAGCGCAGACCGTCGCGGCCATCCTCGCGGCTGTCGACCGCCTCAGCGAGCTCGACCGGGAGATCTTCCGGCTGTGCGCCGCGGAGGGCTACGGCTATGAGGCCGCCGCGGCGAAGCTGGGCGTGTCGCATGGAACCGTGCGCAACCGCCTCTCCCGCATCCGGTCCCGGGTGCGCGCCACCGCGATGGAGACGGAGACCCCATGA
- the leuC gene encoding 3-isopropylmalate dehydratase large subunit, with translation MSSTPIDGIRIPDRPRTLAEKVWDDHLVVKGEDGQPDLIYIDLHLVHEVTSPQAFDGLRAEGRPVRRLDLTIATEDHNTPTLDIDKPIADLTSRTQIETLRRNAAEFDVRIHSLGDKEQGIVHVVGPQLGLTMPGITVVCGDSHTSTHGAFGAMAFGIGTSEVEHVLATQTLPLKPFKTMAITVEGELKPGVTAKDIILAIIAKIGANGGQGYVLEFRGSAIRSLSMEGRMTMCNMSIEAGARAGMIAPDETTFAYVKDKPHAPQGQDWDDAVAYWRTLPSDEGAVYDAEVFLDANELEPFVTWGTNPGQGVSLSDVVPTPADITDPNERAAAERALEYMDLQAGTPMKDIPVDAVFMGSCTNSRIEDLRAFASVIQGRTKAENVRVMVVPGSARVRLEAEAEGLDKVFTDFGAEWRFAGCSMCLGMNPDQLAPGERCASTSNRNFEGRQGKGGRTHLVSPLVAAATAVRGTLSSPADLDPSTGSGHRPSTGSGTETTEGTLIRTDASVSTGAEA, from the coding sequence ATGAGCAGCACCCCGATCGATGGCATCCGGATTCCGGACCGCCCCCGCACCCTGGCCGAGAAGGTCTGGGACGACCATCTCGTGGTCAAGGGCGAGGACGGTCAGCCCGATCTGATCTACATCGACTTGCACCTCGTCCACGAAGTGACGAGCCCGCAGGCGTTCGACGGGCTCCGGGCCGAGGGGCGCCCTGTGCGTCGTCTCGACCTGACCATCGCCACCGAAGACCACAACACCCCGACGCTCGACATCGACAAGCCGATCGCCGATCTCACCAGCCGGACGCAGATCGAGACGCTGCGTCGCAACGCCGCCGAGTTCGACGTGCGCATTCACTCGCTCGGCGACAAGGAACAGGGCATCGTCCACGTCGTGGGTCCGCAGCTGGGGCTCACCATGCCCGGCATCACCGTCGTGTGCGGTGACTCGCACACCTCGACGCACGGTGCGTTCGGAGCTATGGCCTTCGGCATCGGCACGAGCGAGGTCGAGCACGTGCTCGCGACGCAGACGCTGCCGCTCAAGCCTTTCAAGACGATGGCCATCACGGTCGAGGGCGAGCTGAAGCCCGGCGTGACGGCGAAGGACATCATCCTCGCGATCATCGCCAAGATCGGCGCCAACGGCGGCCAGGGCTACGTGCTGGAGTTCCGCGGCAGCGCCATCCGCTCCCTCTCGATGGAGGGGCGCATGACCATGTGCAACATGTCGATCGAGGCCGGTGCGCGCGCCGGCATGATCGCGCCCGACGAGACGACCTTCGCCTACGTCAAGGACAAGCCGCACGCCCCGCAGGGTCAGGACTGGGACGACGCGGTCGCCTACTGGCGTACGCTCCCGAGCGACGAGGGCGCCGTCTACGACGCCGAGGTGTTCCTCGACGCGAACGAGCTCGAGCCGTTCGTGACCTGGGGGACGAACCCCGGTCAGGGTGTCTCGCTGTCGGATGTCGTGCCCACCCCGGCCGACATCACCGACCCCAACGAGCGCGCCGCCGCCGAGCGGGCTCTCGAGTACATGGACCTTCAGGCCGGCACCCCGATGAAGGACATCCCCGTGGATGCCGTGTTCATGGGCTCGTGCACCAACAGTCGTATCGAAGACCTCCGCGCGTTCGCCTCCGTCATCCAGGGCCGCACCAAGGCCGAGAACGTGCGCGTGATGGTGGTGCCGGGCTCGGCGCGCGTGCGCCTCGAGGCCGAGGCCGAGGGCCTCGACAAGGTGTTCACCGACTTCGGGGCCGAATGGCGCTTCGCCGGATGCTCGATGTGCCTGGGCATGAACCCCGATCAGCTGGCGCCGGGGGAGCGGTGCGCCTCGACCTCGAACCGCAACTTCGAGGGCCGTCAGGGCAAGGGCGGGCGCACGCACCTCGTCTCGCCGCTCGTCGCGGCGGCCACGGCCGTGCGCGGCACGCTGTCGAGCCCGGCGGACCTCGACCCTTCGACAGGCTCAGGGCACCGCCCTTCGACAGGCTCAGGGACCGAAACAACGGAGGGCACGCTGATCCGCACCGACGCATCCGTTTCGACCGGGGCGGAGGCCTGA
- a CDS encoding DUF4349 domain-containing protein — protein sequence MTGPTLPPLPAERMDAIESAVFGRIADERHRVRRRRRAIWTGVGAAASLVVVAAVVGPALTSTQSAGGSSAVGVSGAESAPGFQEQFDPGSIVVVPEQVQPVPGQDAAGSSAVPEGSATRDAGARDIVATGSSTVQVDDVAGAMDAISAAAAAVGGYIESSQLGDGVVGIPFEGSSTTPDPSSGWITVRVPAESLTQVMDGLREVGEVTATSVNRSDVTQQTVDLRARVAAGEASVARLTELMAQAASVSDLITAESALAERQAQLDSDRQVLQSLESQVAMSSLSVQVDARTVSVTADPAGFGDGLAAGWNGLIATLNGVVIGLGFLLPWMVVAGLVGAIVWGVRRAMRRRRDARAG from the coding sequence ATGACCGGCCCGACCCTTCCCCCGCTGCCCGCCGAACGCATGGATGCCATCGAGTCCGCCGTCTTCGGACGCATCGCCGATGAGCGGCACCGGGTCCGCCGGCGCCGCCGCGCGATCTGGACGGGTGTCGGCGCGGCCGCATCCCTCGTGGTGGTCGCTGCCGTCGTCGGCCCTGCGCTGACTTCGACGCAGAGCGCCGGCGGGTCGTCGGCTGTCGGTGTCAGCGGCGCGGAGAGCGCCCCGGGGTTCCAGGAGCAGTTCGACCCGGGCAGCATCGTGGTCGTGCCGGAACAGGTCCAGCCCGTGCCGGGCCAGGATGCCGCCGGGTCGAGCGCCGTCCCGGAGGGATCCGCCACCCGTGATGCGGGCGCACGTGACATCGTCGCCACCGGGTCCAGCACGGTGCAGGTCGACGATGTCGCGGGGGCCATGGACGCCATCTCGGCCGCAGCAGCGGCGGTCGGCGGATACATCGAATCGTCGCAACTCGGCGACGGCGTGGTCGGCATCCCGTTCGAGGGCTCATCGACGACGCCCGATCCCTCGTCGGGGTGGATCACCGTGCGCGTGCCCGCCGAGTCGCTGACCCAGGTCATGGACGGCCTGCGCGAGGTCGGCGAGGTCACGGCCACCAGCGTCAACCGCTCCGACGTCACACAGCAGACCGTCGATCTGCGTGCCCGTGTCGCCGCGGGTGAAGCATCCGTCGCCCGTCTGACGGAGCTGATGGCCCAGGCCGCGTCGGTGTCCGACCTCATCACCGCCGAGTCGGCGCTGGCCGAACGGCAGGCGCAGCTCGACAGCGACCGGCAGGTGTTGCAGTCGCTCGAGTCGCAGGTGGCGATGTCGTCGCTGAGCGTGCAGGTCGACGCGCGGACCGTCTCCGTGACCGCCGACCCCGCCGGATTCGGCGACGGCCTGGCCGCGGGGTGGAACGGGCTCATCGCCACGCTCAACGGCGTCGTGATCGGTCTGGGCTTCCTGCTGCCGTGGATGGTCGTCGCCGGCCTGGTCGGCGCGATCGTGTGGGGCGTGCGACGGGCGATGCGGCGCCGGCGCGACGCACGCGCGGGGTGA
- a CDS encoding PTS fructose transporter subunit IIABC, producing the protein MSDIITPELVTLDVPLGTDKQSVIRALAERVVAQGRATSAQELFDDAWAREQKDETGLPGGIGIPHARSASVTEPTLAFARLAPGVDFGAPDGPADIVFLIAAPAGADEAHLSVLSQLARSLMRDDFMSGLRAAQNPGEAVRIITDAVTPAAEPAPAAAAAPAAAAPAATRAEARTATKTKKIVAVTACATGIAHTFMAADALTAAGAETDGVELVVEPQGSSGYKALPQSVIDEADAVIFAVDVDVREPQRFAGKPVVRAGVKRGIEQPKQLIAEAVAASENPNAARVQGGAAAASASDAPVAQQSVGRRIQRWLLTGVSYMIPFVAGGGLLIALGFLLGGYQVTQNAANVIIQNSLWDLPTEDITSSFGPLGQYLGSVAFMIGATSMGFLVAVLAGFIAFAIADRPGIAPGFVAGAVAVLMNAGFIGGIIGGLLAGFIAWWLGRFNAPRWLRGLMPVVIVPFLGSIFASGLMILFLGRPIAALMVALTDGLTGLANSGAGAIVLGVILGLMMCFDLGGPVNKVAYVFATTGLAAATQTNTTPYLIMAAVMAAGMVPPLAMALASTILARGRFTPVERENGAAAWLLGASFISEGAIPFAAADPLRVIPASMVGGAITGGLSMLIGVQSYAPHGGIFVLFAINPVWGFPLAIIVGTVVTALIVVALKGIGRTTKDASVAEAAPAAPVAA; encoded by the coding sequence ATGTCCGACATCATCACTCCGGAGCTCGTCACTCTCGACGTGCCCCTGGGCACCGACAAGCAGTCGGTGATCCGCGCCCTCGCCGAGCGCGTGGTCGCGCAGGGCCGCGCGACGAGCGCGCAAGAACTGTTCGACGACGCCTGGGCGCGTGAGCAGAAAGACGAGACCGGCCTGCCCGGCGGCATCGGCATCCCGCACGCGCGGAGCGCCTCGGTCACGGAGCCCACCCTCGCCTTCGCCCGTCTCGCGCCGGGTGTTGACTTCGGCGCACCCGACGGTCCCGCCGACATCGTGTTCCTCATCGCCGCCCCCGCCGGTGCGGACGAGGCCCACCTGTCGGTGCTGTCGCAGCTCGCCCGCAGCCTCATGCGCGACGACTTCATGTCGGGCCTGCGCGCCGCGCAGAACCCCGGCGAGGCCGTCCGCATCATCACGGATGCCGTCACCCCGGCCGCCGAGCCCGCTCCGGCCGCCGCGGCAGCCCCCGCCGCCGCCGCCCCGGCCGCGACGCGCGCCGAGGCCCGCACCGCGACGAAGACGAAGAAGATCGTCGCCGTCACCGCGTGCGCCACCGGCATCGCCCACACCTTCATGGCGGCCGACGCCCTCACGGCGGCCGGCGCCGAGACCGATGGTGTCGAGCTCGTGGTCGAGCCCCAGGGCTCGAGCGGTTACAAGGCCCTGCCGCAGAGCGTCATCGACGAGGCCGACGCCGTGATCTTCGCGGTCGACGTCGACGTGCGCGAGCCGCAGCGCTTCGCGGGCAAGCCCGTCGTCCGCGCGGGTGTGAAGCGGGGCATCGAGCAGCCGAAGCAGCTCATCGCCGAGGCCGTCGCGGCCAGCGAGAACCCCAACGCCGCTCGCGTCCAGGGCGGTGCCGCCGCCGCATCCGCCTCCGACGCCCCCGTCGCGCAGCAGTCCGTCGGCCGTCGCATCCAGCGCTGGCTGCTCACGGGCGTCAGCTACATGATCCCGTTCGTCGCCGGTGGCGGTCTGCTCATCGCCCTGGGCTTCCTGCTCGGCGGGTACCAGGTCACGCAGAACGCGGCCAACGTCATCATCCAGAACTCCCTGTGGGACCTCCCGACCGAGGACATCACGTCGTCGTTCGGCCCGCTCGGACAGTACCTCGGCTCGGTCGCCTTCATGATCGGCGCGACCTCGATGGGCTTCCTCGTCGCCGTGCTCGCCGGCTTCATCGCCTTCGCCATCGCCGACCGCCCCGGCATCGCGCCCGGCTTCGTCGCCGGTGCCGTCGCGGTGCTCATGAACGCCGGCTTCATCGGTGGGATCATCGGCGGTCTGCTCGCCGGGTTCATCGCGTGGTGGCTCGGTCGCTTCAACGCCCCGCGCTGGCTGCGTGGCCTCATGCCCGTCGTGATCGTGCCCTTCCTCGGATCGATCTTCGCGTCGGGTCTGATGATCCTCTTCCTCGGTCGCCCGATCGCCGCGCTCATGGTGGCGCTGACCGACGGCCTCACGGGTCTCGCCAACAGCGGCGCCGGCGCCATCGTCCTGGGCGTCATCCTCGGCCTCATGATGTGCTTCGACCTCGGTGGCCCGGTCAACAAGGTCGCCTACGTCTTCGCCACCACCGGTCTCGCCGCGGCGACCCAGACCAACACCACGCCGTACCTCATCATGGCCGCGGTCATGGCCGCAGGCATGGTGCCCCCGCTCGCGATGGCCCTGGCCTCGACGATCCTCGCTCGCGGCCGGTTCACCCCGGTCGAGCGCGAGAACGGTGCGGCTGCCTGGCTGCTCGGCGCCTCGTTCATCTCCGAGGGGGCGATCCCCTTCGCCGCCGCCGACCCGCTGCGCGTCATCCCCGCCTCGATGGTGGGCGGTGCCATCACCGGTGGCCTGAGCATGCTCATCGGTGTGCAGTCGTACGCTCCGCACGGCGGCATCTTCGTCCTGTTCGCGATCAACCCGGTGTGGGGTTTCCCCCTCGCGATCATTGTGGGTACGGTCGTGACGGCGCTGATCGTCGTCGCCCTCAAGGGCATCGGTCGCACCACCAAGGACGCAAGCGTCGCCGAGGCTGCACCCGCAGCCCCCGTCGCCGCCTAA
- a CDS encoding MBL fold metallo-hydrolase, whose product MRLTKHEHAALVLVESGHSLVIDPGSFTSPLEGLVGLVGVVLTHEHPDHWTPEHLTRLQDAHPGVPIYGPEGVVQAAAGFDIIAVHPGDRLDLGPFHLDFSGGEHAVIHESIPVVDNVGVLVNDSLYYPGDSYTVPKHAKVKLLAAPVGAPWLKIGDAMDYVLAVKPERVFATHDMTLSVAGKKMGDARLTWAVEQNGGSFVDLQPGDTVDV is encoded by the coding sequence ATGCGTCTTACGAAGCACGAACACGCCGCCCTCGTCCTCGTCGAGTCGGGCCACTCGCTGGTCATCGACCCCGGGAGCTTCACGTCGCCGCTGGAAGGCCTCGTCGGCCTCGTCGGCGTCGTCCTCACGCACGAGCACCCCGACCACTGGACGCCAGAGCATCTCACGCGCCTCCAGGACGCGCATCCCGGGGTGCCGATCTACGGTCCGGAAGGCGTCGTGCAGGCGGCGGCCGGTTTCGACATCATCGCGGTCCACCCCGGCGACCGTCTGGACCTCGGTCCCTTCCACCTCGACTTCTCCGGCGGCGAGCACGCCGTCATCCACGAGTCGATCCCGGTGGTCGACAACGTCGGCGTCCTGGTGAACGATTCGCTGTACTACCCCGGCGACTCGTACACGGTGCCCAAGCACGCCAAGGTGAAGCTCCTCGCCGCCCCCGTCGGCGCACCGTGGCTGAAGATCGGCGATGCGATGGACTACGTCCTCGCCGTGAAGCCGGAGCGGGTCTTCGCGACGCACGACATGACGCTGTCGGTCGCCGGCAAGAAGATGGGCGACGCCCGCCTCACCTGGGCGGTGGAGCAGAACGGCGGCTCCTTCGTCGATCTGCAGCCCGGCGACACCGTCGACGTCTGA